In Mangifera indica cultivar Alphonso chromosome 14, CATAS_Mindica_2.1, whole genome shotgun sequence, the DNA window TCTTtccaattcttcttcttctaattcAAATGCCAAAACCCCTTTCATTGATAGGccaataaaaaccaaaactttcGGAAAAACCACCCCCAAATCGGCTCCCAACCCTTCAAAACCTTTAAAACGTAGTGTTTTGCAGAAACCCATTTCAGGGAATGGGGATAAGGTTAGAAAAAACCCGCCTTGTTTGTATCAATGGCAGTCTGGGAGAAAACCCAGTTCAGGAAATGGGTCAAAATCTAAAGTTTCTTCCGGTTTGGATACCAGGGGCGGTCTAGTAAATAAAGCGTCATCTGGTTCTGAGATTAGGGTTTTTGATGTTGATGATGTGAATTTCACTCCTCTGTGTAAGGTaaatgagaaagaaattgaTCTGGATGATGATGAGAAGTTGTCAAACCCTAGTgggaacaaaaacaaaactccTCCTATTCAGGCCTCTGTGTCTCCAGAGATTCAAACACAATGTGGCTCATCGACAGTGGCTACAGCTACCACGCCCGCTTGTTATGGGGCTGGATATGTTGTTTCTGGTGTCACTGACAAGAGAAAATGTAGGCCTAGAGGAATTCTTACTGTAGGAGAAAATAATGTGCTAGACTTTGGTGCAGTTAAGGATATTAGTGGTTTTAATGAAGATGATTTTAGCAATAAAGAGAATGTTCCGGGAGTTGTTGATAATTCTTCTAGTGATCTTATGTTGCCTTTACCTGCTGAGGCTTCGATGCATTGGCTTTTGTCTCCTTGCAATGAGGTGGAAGAGGATCATAAGGGGAATTCTGAATTTGGGTCATGTTCATATCAGATTCACTCTCCTAATTCAAGTGTGTTCGGTGAtgagtttaatttttcagatttatgtAATGGTAGCAATACTAGAAGCAGTGCTTGTGTTAGTGCTTGGAAGAAGAGTAATTCTATGTGTTCTTCAGGTGAACAAATCTTGTGGCCTTTTCATGACAGTGAGGCTGTTTTGTCTATTCCCAATTGTACACCTAGTTGCAAGGGTGCAGgtttggaagaagagatgaagcTCTGTGGTGATTTTGATCGAGAGAATTCTCCATTTTCCATGGATGTGTTGGGAAGCAGAAATGTTGTTCAAACTCCAGAGTCTGACTCAAGTTCTGATAGATGTGTTGGTTTGTTGCACTTAAAAGCAGAAGCTGGTAAACCACATAAATTTGATTCTGAACTTGATCCGATCACTGAAAGTCTGAAGAGGACAAGTTTATCTTCCAAGGGCCATGAATCAATATGGGATCCAACCGGTTCAAGTTTTCAGTTTGATTCTTTGGCAATAGCTTCCAATTCTGTTGATCTTTCCCACTTCCAGAAAGTATTGGATGACCGGTCGTCTTGGGTGTCTACTTCTACTTTAGGGAATGTATCACAATCACAGATGAGGATATCATGGAGAGAAGGATTGGTGAGTCGGATTTTTGAGATGGATGAGTTTGATAGTTGCAGATACTTATCAGATGAAGAGGAAGACGCCAGTGAGAATCACAATGATCGGTTGAATTGCTGTCAGAATCTAGGGCTCAATGTTGAACATGGTTTTGGATCAGCTGAATTTGTTGATACTGAACTGAAAACTAGagagaaatttgaagaaagacTACCTTCCCAACTATCTTGTTCATGCGCAGAGTCTATTAGCACGGATGGAGGTGGCCTCACAGCTTCAGGTGATTCGGATTGGACTCTATGCTATAAGAACCAGTTATTTAAAGTATGACTTGTGTTCTTCTCTTGTACTCATTCAATCCACTGGTGTTAAGTCGAACTAACCTTTGAATCAAAAGTGATTC includes these proteins:
- the LOC123195699 gene encoding uncharacterized protein LOC123195699; this encodes MNPPSSSSKSARPHYRTSSKIDPKAKKNLSSRNPLQRLNTTIVTPSNSNCSGSSNNSSFEAPKGCLRFFLSNSSSSNSNAKTPFIDRPIKTKTFGKTTPKSAPNPSKPLKRSVLQKPISGNGDKVRKNPPCLYQWQSGRKPSSGNGSKSKVSSGLDTRGGLVNKASSGSEIRVFDVDDVNFTPLCKVNEKEIDLDDDEKLSNPSGNKNKTPPIQASVSPEIQTQCGSSTVATATTPACYGAGYVVSGVTDKRKCRPRGILTVGENNVLDFGAVKDISGFNEDDFSNKENVPGVVDNSSSDLMLPLPAEASMHWLLSPCNEVEEDHKGNSEFGSCSYQIHSPNSSVFGDEFNFSDLCNGSNTRSSACVSAWKKSNSMCSSGEQILWPFHDSEAVLSIPNCTPSCKGAGLEEEMKLCGDFDRENSPFSMDVLGSRNVVQTPESDSSSDRCVGLLHLKAEAGKPHKFDSELDPITESLKRTSLSSKGHESIWDPTGSSFQFDSLAIASNSVDLSHFQKVLDDRSSWVSTSTLGNVSQSQMRISWREGLVSRIFEMDEFDSCRYLSDEEEDASENHNDRLNCCQNLGLNVEHGFGSAEFVDTELKTREKFEERLPSQLSCSCAESISTDGGGLTASGDSDWTLCYKNQLFKV